A genomic region of Ciona intestinalis unplaced genomic scaffold, KH HT000047.2, whole genome shotgun sequence contains the following coding sequences:
- the LOC100184437 gene encoding uncharacterized protein LOC100184437 produces MSLKSLLKPSVISKLFEPVAASNVLKTSQIKSYVHTTPKEQGKVVEKFVDEITSVTKMSEADYKVLKQVKTPPKEVEFRGSNFNFPCLNRRFLDGPEPTYHKIEGGYKTYHHKQPFHFYYNDGVLPEIEVAYETWGNLNSNATNAILLYTGLSASSHAASQEDNMKPGWWEKFIGPGRPLDTNKFYVICANQLGGCYGTTGPSSKNPLNGEYYGTHFPMVSIKDMVESQMHLLTHLGIDKVYAAVGSSLGGMCSIAMSSLYPDKVARVISISGCAKTHPTSIALRYLQRRCIMEDPDWKVGHYYEGEYPLKGMKLAREIATMTYRSGLEWEKRFGRLRLPGEEPSLCHNFEIEQYIEYQGLQFATKYDPNSLLYISKAMDLFDINEFYEDEESSGLSRIKCPTLVMGVTTDLLFPVKQQRDLAQGLKRSGNSSVTYYELNSIYGHDTFLLDLNSVGTAVKGFLETQMSVNGNLSKSDDSIIL; encoded by the exons ATGAGTCTTAAATCGCTGTTAAAACCAAGCGTTATAAGCAAGCTGTTTGAGCCTGTTGCTGCTTCTAATGTGTTAAAAACCTCTCAAATTAAGTCTTACGTCCACACAACACCCAAAGAGCAAGGTAAAGTTGTCGAAAAATTCGTGGACGAAATTACGTCTGTTACTAAAATGTCGGAAGCGGATTATAAAGTtctaaaacaagttaaaaccCCTCCAAAAGAAGTGGAATTTCGAGGCAGCAATTTTAACTTTCCTTGCCTTAACAGGAG atTTTTAGATGGACCCGAACCTACATACCATAAGATTGAGGGTGGTTACAAAACATATCATCATAAACAgccttttcatttttattataatgatGGCGTCCTGCCAGAAATTGAG GTTGCATACGAAACATGGGGAAATTTAAACAGCAATGCCACAAATGCTATTCTGCTTTACACTGGTCTATCTGCAAGTTCACACGCTGCCAGTCAAGAG GACAACATGAAGCCTGGTTGGTGGGAGAAATTCATTGGACCAGGACGGCCTTTGGACACAAATAAGTTCTATGTGATATGTGCCAATCAGCTGGGTGGATGCTATGGGACAAC AGGCCCTTCATCCAAAAACCCCCTAAATGGAGAATATTACGGCACCCATTTTCCCATGGTTAGCATTAAAGACATGGTGGAAAGCCAGATGCATTTATTAACCCATCTTGGAATTGACAAG gTTTATGCAGCAGTTGGTTCATCACTTGGTGGAATGTGTTCGATTGCAATGTCAAGTCTTTACCCTGATAAAGTAGCAAG GGTCATTTCAATCTCTGGTTGTGCGAAAACCCATCCCACGTCTATCGCATTGCGGTATCTGCAACGTCGGTGTATTATGGAGGATCCAGACTGGAAAGTGGGACATTATTATGAGGGTGAGTACCCACTTAAGGGGATGAAACTGGCAAGAGAAATCGCAACCATGACGTATAGAAGTGGGTTGGAGTGGGAGAAAAGGTTTGGGAGGTTAAGGTTGCCAGGGGAAGAGCCTTCTTTGTGCCATAACTTTGAGATTGAGCAATACATTGAGTACCAGGGGCTACAGTTTGCAACCAAGTACGATCCGAACTCATTGCTTTATATATCAAAG GCTATGGATTTATTTGATATCAATGAGTTTTACGAAGATGAGGAGAGCAGCGGACTTTCCCGCATTAAATGTCCAACGCTTGTAATGGGAGTAACCACTGATCTATTGTTCCCTGTTAAACAACAAAGGGATTTAGCACAGGGCCTTAAAAGATCAG GTAACAGCAGCGTGACTTATTACGagttaaattcaatttatGGCCACGACACTTTCCTACTTGACTTAAACAGCGTGGGAACAGCAGTCAAAGGGTTTCTTGAAACACAAATGTCGGTTAATGGTAACCTATCTAAAAGTGATGACTCCATTATATTGTAA